Proteins encoded by one window of Vitis vinifera cultivar Pinot Noir 40024 chromosome 10, ASM3070453v1:
- the LOC100258324 gene encoding putative disease resistance protein At1g50180, with the protein MVEAVVALAVEKLGGLLIEEFGYAVRRTHVQSEVEWIERELIRINCFLKDADAKQKGDERVKTWVRDVRDVAYQVEDAIDTFIMIKSTGPRKRAGFIKRCVCCFSFLLNELALQHKLGKDIRGIKVKISDISASRITYGIENIGGGGEGSSYVSEKLRERRRSSPRMDDHDVIGFDEDINMLVARLLDQETPRRSTISIVGMGGLGKTTLAKKVYNCRSVKRRFDFCAWVYVSQDYRAGELLHEIGEKILRIEKGRLAMMNRQHLEERVSTVLRKKRYLIVLDDIWETEVWDDLKTLFPDVMNASRVLFTTRIRDVAIHADPRSATHELHFLNQAQSWELFLKKAFPMEDDSVTCPPELERLGTQIVAKCGGLPLAIVIIGGLLSRKEKTPSVWLRVLQSISWQLNNDSRQLMEILALSYNDLPYYLKPCFLYFGLFPEDLEIPVGKLVLLWIAEGFVQQRGEESMEDVAEDFLEELVDRSMIQVAEKRYNGKIKACRIHDLLRDLAMSEAKECKFLEILDSTNIDTSVTTRARRISVHSSLEEYMKLRHPNPHFRSMLHFSRCEESLRRDQWKSLFESLKLLRVLDLERVQTHALPKEIRELVHLRYLGLRRTGLQRLPSSIQNFCNLQTLDIRATKVSRLPIQLWNMPGLRHLYLEKTSIAGHPPVHVSVMHLQTLSTVSIYGNQWIPDLLGKLTNLRKLGIHGYFASQTEALSRCLVKLSNLQNLQLRGTELILEPTIKLLLNQPNIHKLHLSGPIEKLPDPQEIQPNLTKIILENSLLVQDIFVILGKLPNLQMLKLLINSFFGKEITCSASGFPKLHGLELSELVNLEEWRVDDGAMPSLRHLIIDHCDQLKKIPEGFQYLTALRELFLLNMPDEFEARIKGDDWYKIQHIPSIVMR; encoded by the coding sequence atggtcgAAGCAGTTGTTGCATTAGCTGTGGAAAAGCTTGGTGGTTTGCTCATAGAAGAATTTGGATATGCAGTGAGGAGGACTCATGTCCAAAGTGAAGTGGAGTGGATTGAAAGGGAATTGATTCGGATCAACTGCTTCCTAAAAGATGCGGACGCGAAGCAGAAGGGAGACGAGAGAGTGAAAACTTGGGTCAGGGATGTAAGAGATGTGGCTTACCAAGTTGAGGATGCTATCGACACTTTCATCATGATCAAATCGACCGGTCCAAGAAAGAGAGCCGGATTCATCAAAAGGTGTGTTTGCTGCTTCTCCTTCCTGTTGAATGAATTAGCACTTCAACATAAACTTGGAAAGGATATACGAGGGATCAAGGTGAAGATCTCTGATATATCCGCCAGCAGGATTACATATGGGATTGAAAATATAGGTGGTGGTGGGGAAGGGAGCAGTTATGTGTCTGAGAAGTTGCGTGAGAGGAGGCGATCCTCCCCTCGAATGGACGATCATGATGTTATTGGCTTTGATGAAGACATCAACATGCTGGTGGCACGATTGCTTGACCAGGAGACGCCCAGGCGGAGCACAATTTCTATTGTTGGCATGGGTGGTTTGGGCAAGACTACTCTAGCTAAGAAAGTTTATAATTGTAGGAGTGTCAAGAGGCGCTTTGATTTTTGCGCTTGGGTTTATGTTTCTCAAGATTACAGAGCCGGAGAACTTCTACATGAGATTGGAGAAAAGATTCTGAGGATTGAGAAAGGCAGATTGGCCATGATGAATAGACAGCACCTTGAAGAGAGGGTCTCTACGGTTTTGAGGAAGAAGAGGTATTTGATTGTCCTGGATGACATATGGGAAACTGAAGTTTGGGATGACTTGAAAACCCTCTTTCCAGATGTGATGAATGCAAGCCGGGTTCTGTTTACCACCCGGATCAGAGATGTAGCCATACATGCTGATCCCAGGAGCGCCACCCATGAATTACATTTTCTAAACCAGGCCCAGAGTTGGGAGCTGTTCCTGAAAAAGGCCTTCCCCATGGAAGATGATTCAGTCACTTGTCCTCCAGAATTGGAGAGATTGGGGACACAGATTGTTGCTAAATGTGGAGGCTTGCCACTTGCAATTGTTATCATTGGAGGGCTCCTCTccagaaaagagaaaacacccaGTGTATGGTTAAGGGTGCTGCAGAGCATAAGCTGGCAGCTGAATAATGATTCAAGGCAATTGATGGAAATATTAGCTCTCAGTTACAATGACTTGCCATACTATTTGAAGCCATGCTTCCTTTATTTTGGTCTTTTCCCTGAAGACTTGGAGATCCCTGTTGGAAAACTAGTTTTGCTGTGGATAGCTGAGGGATTTGTTCAACAAAGGGGTGAAGAATCCATGGAAGATGTTGCAGAAGATTTTCTGGAGGAGTTGGTTGATAGAAGCATGATTCAAGTGGCAGAAAAGAGGTATAATGGGAAAATCAAAGCGTGTCGCATCCATGATCTCCTCCGAGACCTTGCAATGTCAGAGGCCAAAGAATGTAAGTTTCTTGAAATCCTTGACAGCACAAACATTGACACCTCTGTGACTACTAGAGCACGTCGAATCTCAGTCCACTCAAGTCTTGAAGAGTACATGAAATTGAGGCATCCCAATCCTCACTTCCGTTCCATGTTACACTTTTCAAGATGTGAAGAATCCCTTAGGAGAGACCAATGGAAATCACTTTTTGAGAGCCTCAAATTACTTAGGGTGCTAGATTTAGAACGTGTTCAAACTCATGCATTACCAAAAGAAATAAGAGAGTTGGTGCACCTGAGATACTTGGGGTTAAGGAGGACAGGGTTGCAAAGGTTACCGTCCTCCATTCAAAACTTCTGTAATCTGCAAACTCTAGACATACGAGCTACTAAAGTTAGCAGGCTTCCAATTCAACTCTGGAACATGCCAGGATTAAGACACCTATACTTAGAGAAGACTAGTATAGCAGGTCATCCTCCAGTTCATGTTTCTGTAATGCACCTTCAGACACTATCAACAGTATCTATTTATGGTAACCAATGGATCCCTGATTTATTGGGCAAATTAACCAACCTCCGGAAATTGGGCATTCATGGATACTTTGCTTCACAAACTGAGGCATTGTCTAGATGTCTAGTTAAATTGAGCAATCTTCAAAATTTGCAGTTGAGGGGAACTGAGCTAATTCTGGAGCCAACAATTAAGTTGCTTTTGAACCAACCCAACATTCATAAGCTGCATCTTTCTGGGCCCATAGAGAAGCTTCCTGACCCACAAGAAATCCAACCAAATCTCACCAAAATAATCCTGGAGAATTCCCTACTTGTGCAGGACATATTTGTGATATTAGGGAAATTACCCAATCTTCAGATGCTAAAATTGTTAATAAATTCCTTCTTTGGAAAGGAAATTACTTGCTCTGCCAGTGGGTTCCCTAAACTGCATGGCTTGGAACTCAGTGAGTTGGTCAACTTAGAGGAGTGGAGAGTGGATGATGGGGCAATGCCCAGCCTTCGGCATTTGATTATCGATCACTGTGACCAACTGAAGAAGATTCCAGAAGGATTTCAATATCTGACTGCTCTTCGAGAATTGTTCCTATTGAATATGCCTGACGAATTTGAAGCTAGGATTAAGGGAGATGATTGGTATAAGATTCAACACATACCATCTATTGTGATGAGATAG
- the LOC100253188 gene encoding probable E3 ubiquitin-protein ligase EDA40: MGGGGGSRLRKAARKMVTACGSFSRRQSLVDPVLGDTSADATIATATAAISSSPKWGGNVSENAADEAESCNALLTKNLCAICLDPLSYSTGTSPGPAIFTAQCSHAFHFACISSNVRHGSVTCPICRAHWTQLPRNLNPPPCSLAGNQTDPILRILDDSIANFRVHRRSFLRSARYDDDDPIEPDHSPNHPRLHLSLIPLPLTHPTFHPYTLNSAFSYLSPLQNLTSSSSLLPTPEHYTATGQTLYHRAYLSVKLAHQQATDLVLVASPNGPHLRLLKQSMALVVFSLRPVDRLAIVTYSSAAARVFPLRRMTSYGKRTALQVIDRLFYMGQADPIEGLKKGIKILEDRAHKNPQSCILHLSDSPTRSYHAMNMQVPIPIHRFHVGFGFGASNGFVMHEFEEFLARLLGGVIRDIQLRIGDDGRIIRLGELRGGEERRIPLDMGDCEHVCVGYSYVEGGIDDCIRTGETVVCAEDKTETSESAEVGGGDVSLGGRTSSVESWDYHDPYMARRWAKHLHGYRL, encoded by the exons ATGGGAGGAGGCGGAGGTTCACGACTGAGAAAAGCGGCAAGGAAGATGGTGACAGCTTGTGGATCCTTCTCGCGGAGGCAATCGCTGGTCGACCCTGTGCTCGGTGACACCTCCGCCGACGCCAccattgccactgccactgcCGCA ATCTCGAGTTCTCCAAAGTGGGGAGGGAATGTCTCAGAGAACGCAGCTGACGAAGCAGAATCCTGCAACGCCTTGCTTACTAAG AACTTGTGCGCAATATGTCTTGACCCCCTGAGTTACAGCACCGGCACCAGCCCAGGCCCGGCTATATTCACCGCTCAATGCTCTCATGCTTTCCACTTTGCCTGCATCTCCTCCAATGTTCGGCATGGTAGTGTCACCTGCCCCATTTGCCGTGCACATTGGACCCAGCTGCCCCGCAACCTTAATCCACCCCCTTGTTCCCTGGCTGGCAACCAAACTGATCCCATCCTCCGGATCCTTGATGACTCCATTGCCAATTTTCGGGTCCACAGGCGTTCGTTTCTACGCTCTGCTCGTTATGATGATGACGACCCTATCGAACCAGACCACTCACCAAACCATCCCCGTCTTCATCTCTCTCTCATACCCCTCCCACTCACTCACCCTACCTTTCATCCATACACGCTCAACAGTGCATTCTCCTACCTTTCTCCACTTCAAAACTTAACCAGCTCCTCATCATTATTGCCAACACCAGAACATTACACAGCAACGGGGCAAACACTTTATCATAGAGCTTATCTCTCTGTTAAATTAGCACACCAGCAAGCAACTGACTTGGTCCTAGTTGCAAGCCCCAATGGCCCTCACCTAAGGCTTCTCAAGCAATCCATGGCATTAGTCGTTTTCTCTCTTAGACCAGTTGATCGGTTGGCCATTGTCACCTACTCATCTGCTGCAGCTCGTGTGTTCCCTCTTAGGCGCATGACATCCTATGGGAAACGAACTGCTCTTCAAGTCATTGATCGGCTTTTCTATATGGGGCAAGCTGATCCAATTGAAGGGCTTAAAAAGGGTATTAAGATACTTGAAGATCGCGCCCACAAAAATCCTCAGTCATGTATCCTACACCTGTCTGACAGTCCAACCAGATCTTACCATGCCATGAACATGCAAGTGCCCATTCCAATCCACCGGTTTCATGTGGGATTTGGGTTTGGCGCTTCAAATGGATTTGTGATGCATGAATTTGAAGAGTTCCTAGCAAGATTGCTGGGAGGTGTGATCAGAGATATCCAATTGAGGATTGGGGATGATGGCCGGATTATAAGACTTGGAGAATTAAGAGGTGGTGAAGAGAGGAGAATTCCATTAGACATGGGTGATTGTGAACATGTTTGTGTGGGATACAGCTACGTGGAGGGTGGGATTGACGATTGCATCAGAACAGGGGAAACTGTGGTATGTGCGGAAGATAAGACTGAAACAAGTGAAAGTGCAGAAGTAGGAGGGGGGGATGTGAGCTTAGGTGGGAGGACTAGTAGTGTTGAAAGCTGGGATTACCATGATCCTTATATGGCAAGAAGATGGGCGAAACATTTGCATGGATACAGACTGTGA